GTTGCTGGCTGGCGCGCTTCGGGCTGCCACCGTCACGTGATGGCCCGCGTCGAGCAGCCTTCCGGCGATCCAAAGGTCGAACACGACTTCGCCATCGTTGTCCGTGAGCCACAGGACGCGCTGCGGAGCCCCGTCGACGAGTCGCTCGTAGAACTCGGCGCGTGAGTCGATTGCCAACGTCGCGTCGGACGCCGCTTGGAGAGCCTCGAGCAGGTAGCTGGGATTCTCGCTCAACCGGCTGACAACGCGCGCGCTCGTGAAGTCGATCAGGTTCGCCGCGATATCGACGCGCAGCAGGACGTCCCAGCCCATGCTCCTCGGCTTGAGCTTCTCCAGCAGATCGGCAGCCAGCGCACGGCTCTTCAGCTTCTCGATACGATACGGGTCATCGGTTCCCGTGACCTGAGCGGACAGCTCGTAGATGACGCCCCACAGCTCTTCCGGTGTGAGCGAGTCGATCAGGTGCGCCGATCCGAACCTAGCGCCGAGAAGCTCCTCGACGCAGTCGCAGAACAGTTGACGGGTCTCCAGATGGGATGCTGACCTGGTCGCGAGTTCGGCTCGGGACATCGACAACACGTGCGTGCAGAGCCCGTCCCAATCGAACGTGCCCTTCTTGTCACCGAACCGGAACGCGCCCGGCAGATAGGTGGTCGGCACGAGCTCGTGTACCGGCGGGACCGAGCGATACGGCATCCCGATTCCCGGATCTCGTCGCAGTCCCAGATGGGCTCCCTCGATTCGCGCGTGAGGAGGGATCAACGTGGACTGCGCGGTCACGTCCCGCAACGAGCATCCTGAACTGACGACGACGTCCGTCAAGCGGCAGCCGACGATCTCGGTGAGAGCCGACAGGAGCCGTACGGGCGATCCCAGCGGAGTCGGATCGTCGGCTCCGTGGACGGTCACGTTGTGCGCCTCGACTCCCGCCAGCCGGGCGCGAGTGCCGATGTCGACGATTCCTTCGAGGATCGTGTCCTCAAG
This genomic interval from Candidatus Poribacteria bacterium contains the following:
- a CDS encoding DUF89 family protein, which produces RAGVRLAPNAWVTFDGSAAEYLAEGRIGVGCYLSGCVHLGRATRVGSYVTLEDTILEGIVDIGTRARLAGVEAHNVTVHGADDPTPLGSPVRLLSALTEIVGCRLTDVVVSSGCSLRDVTAQSTLIPPHARIEGAHLGLRRDPGIGMPYRSVPPVHELVPTTYLPGAFRFGDKKGTFDWDGLCTHVLSMSRAELATRSASHLETRQLFCDCVEELLGARFGSAHLIDSLTPEELWGVIYELSAQVTGTDDPYRIEKLKSRALAADLLEKLKPRSMGWDVLLRVDIAANLIDFTSARVVSRLSENPSYLLEALQAASDATLAIDSRAEFYERLVDGAPQRVLWLTDNDGEVVFDLWIAGRLLDAGHHVTVAARSAPASNDATVSDVRRVMEFPLFLSVRTAEREGRFELIGSGSNTAGTNLFRATPQFMRALLEADVVVSKGQGNWYTLQGIRRDTFFMLMSKGLTAERTTGVIADPAALVDGMVLAFVPEDATWDRPLRDMVADASGA